A region from the Corylus avellana chromosome ca7, CavTom2PMs-1.0 genome encodes:
- the LOC132186930 gene encoding chaperone protein dnaJ 8, chloroplastic encodes MAAAAAAAGIIGGNGSSSSSWLKLKERQRKKKTANRVMVCSASSSVMDPYLTLKIQPGASESEVKKAFRKLALQYHPDVCRGNNCGVQFHRINEAYDTVMSNLRGESMASEMYESYDEGVDDSMRGMYDPDWDMWEEWMGWEGAGIRDYTSHVNPYI; translated from the exons ATGGCTGCTGCCGCTGCTGCTGCTGGGATTATTGGTGGTAAtgggtcttcttcttcttcttggttgaAACTCAAGGAGAggcaaaggaagaagaagacggCGAATAGGGTTATGGTTtgttctgcttcttcttccGTAATGGATCCTTACCTGACTTTGAAGATCCAACCCGGTGCCTCTGAATCTGAGGTCAAGAAGGCTTTCAGAAAGCTTGCTTTGCAG tatcATCCAGACGTATGCAGAGGAAACAACTGCGGGGTGCAGTTTCACCGAATCAATGAGGCTTACGAT ACTGTGATGAGTAATTTGAGAGGGGAATCGATGGCATCGGAGATGTATGAGTCGTACGATGAAGGTGTTGATGACTCGATGAGAGGAATGTACGATCCTGATTGGGACATGTGGGAGGAGTGGATGGGATGGGAAGGGGCAGGAATCCGCGACTACACGTCTCATGTTAATCCCTATATTTGA
- the LOC132186676 gene encoding probable protein phosphatase 2C 60, with protein MGIYLSAPKTEKASEDGENDRLRYGLSSMQGWRATMEDAHAAYPDLDSSTSFFGVYDGHGGKVVAKFCAKYLHRQMLKHEVHVAGDLGSSVQKAFLRMDEMMCGQRGWRELARLGDKMDKFSGMIEGLIWSPKGGEVNDHIDDWPSEEGPHSDFHGPNSGCTACVAIIRNNQLLVANAGDSRCVISKKGQAYNLSTDHKPNLEIEKERILKAGGFIQYGRVNGSLNLARAIGDVEFKQNKLLPAEQQIITAYPDITTVELCDDDEFFVLACDGIWDCLSSQQLVDFIREELKTESKLSVICERVFDKCLAPSAGGEGCDNMTMILVQFKKPVDLDASPGEQPLSPDQTI; from the exons ATGGGGATATATCTCAGTGCCCCCAAAACTGAAAAAGCATCAGAAGACGGGGAGAATGACAGACTTAGATACGGGTTGTCATCAATGCAAGGGTGGCGTGCAACCATGGAAGATGCT CATGCAGCTTATCCAGATTTGGACAGTTCCACCTCCTTCTTTGGTGTTTATGATGGCCATGGGG GTAAAGTAGTTGCTAAGTTCTGTGCCAAGTATCTTCATCGACAGATGCTCAAGCATGAAGTGCATGTTGCTGGAGATTTAGGCTCTTCTGTACAGAAAGCTTTTCTAAG AATGGATGAGATGATGTGTGGACAAAGAGGATGGAGAGAATTAGCGAGATTGGGGGATAAAATGGACAAGTTCTCTGGTATGATAGAAGGGTTGATATGGTCTCCTAAGGGTGGTGAAGTCAATGACCATATTGATGATTGGCCTTCTGAGGAG GGGCCCCACTCTGATTTTCATGGACCAAATTCTGGATGCACGGCTTGTGTGGCAATCATCCGAAACAATCAACTTCTTGTTGCAAATGCTGGTGATTCTCGTTGCGTAATATCCAAGAAGGGTCAG GCATATAATTTGTCTACAGATCACAAACCTAACCTTGAGATTGAGAAAGAAAGGATTCTGAAAGCTGGTGGTTTTATCCAATATGGTCGAGTCAATGGAAGTCTGAACTTGGCAAGAGCTATCG GAGATGTGGAATTCAAGCAGAACAAACTTTTGCCAGCTGAACAGCAGATTATCACTGCCTATCCAGACATAACAACT GTTGAGCTTTGCGATGATGATGAGTTTTTTGTTCTAGCTTGTGATGGGATTTG GGATTGTTTGTCAAGCCAACAACTGGTGGATTTCATACGAGAAGAGTTGAAGACT GAAAGTAAACTTTCAGTCATCTGCGAGAGAGTGTTTGACAAGTGTTTGGCACCATCTGCTGGTGGCGAGGGATGTGACAACATGACCATGATTTTGGTTCAGTTCAAAAAACCTGTTGATTTAGATGCTTCTCCTGGGGAGCAGCCTTTGTCTCCTGATCAAACCATCTGA
- the LOC132187601 gene encoding uncharacterized protein LOC132187601, whose product MKFILEFVWCCGSPGCCSRPGAAAEEDETRWLEPSRPARRSGRRRRGRMGPAEAGPEWKPSLCAISEDKAVLVVIEKEKAVDNQTVGSEGSPRIVKRKAGSHVRVHVRSSYSDDYGRTHVPVAIPAFSPTPFMF is encoded by the exons ATGAAGTTCATCTTGGAATTCGTCTGGTGCTGTGGGTCCCCAGGCTGCTGCTCGCGCCCGGGAGCGGCGGCGGAGGAGGACGAGACAAGGTGGCTTGAGCCGTCGAGGCCGGCACGTAGGAGCGGGCGGAGACGGCGGGGGCGGATGGGCCCCGCGGAGGCCGGACCGGAGTGGAAGCCTTCGCTGTGCGCGATCTCCGAGGACAAGGCGGTGTTGGTGgtgatagagaaagagaaagccgTCGATAATCAGACGGTGGGATCTGAGGGGTCTCCGAGGATTGTCAAGAGGAAGGCTGGGTCCCATGTCCGAGTTCACGTCCGTAGTAGCTACAGCGACGATTACGG GCGAACTCACGTTCCGGTGGCTATTCCGGCATTTTCTCCGACTCCATTCATGTTCTGA